The Microbacterium oleivorans genome contains the following window.
CCCGCACGGCGCGGACACGCGCCGCACGCGGCATCCGTTCGATCCTCCGCCAGCCCACGCTCGTGCTCGCCGTCGCGGTGCTCGCCCTGGTCGTGCTGTGGGCCGTGGCGCCGACCTGGTTCACGACGTGGGATCCGATCGAGGGGGTGGCGCGCGACCGGCTGCAGCCGCCGTCGACCGAGCACGTGTTCGGCACCGACAACCTCGGCCGGGACCTCTTCGCCCGGGTCGTGCACGGCTCGGCCACGTCGCTCGCCGCGACGAGCGTCGCGGTCGTCGTCGGGCTCACGGTGGGCTCGGTGTTCGGGCTGCTCGCCGGCTTCCTGCGCGGTCTCGTCGACGACGCGATCATGCGCTTCATGGACGTTCTCCTGGCCATCCCGAGCCTGCTGCTCTCGCTCGCCCTCATCACGGCTCTCGGCTTCGGGACGATCAACGTCGCGATCGCGGTCGGGCTCGCGAGCGTCGCGTCGTTCTCCCGCGTGATGCGCGCCGAGGTGCTGCAGGTCGCGACGGCGGTGTACGTCGAGGCCGCCCGCGTCTCGGGGGTGCGGTGGTACACGATCCTCGCCCGCCACGTGCTGCCGAACGCGTCGGGACCGGTCGTCGCCCTGGCCGCACTGGAGTTCGGCGTCATGGTGCTGGCTATCTCGTCGCTGTCGTTCCTCGGATTCGGGGCACCGCCGCCGACGCCCGAGTGGGGGTCGCTCGTGTCGGGCGGCCGCGACTACCTCGCTGTGGCCTGGTGGCTGACGACGCTCCCCGGGCTCGTGATCGTCGCCGTCGTGCTCTCGGCCAACCGCATCTCACGCGCTCTCGAACGCAACGGAGGAACCCGATGACCGCTCAGCCCGCCCCCCTGCTCGAGGTCGATGGACTGGGCGTCTCCTACGTGGTCGACGGTGAGACGCGGCCCGCGGTGACGGACGTCTCGTTCTCGGTCGATCGCGGAGAGGTCGTCGCCATCGTCGGCGAGTCCGGATCGGGCAAGAGCACGACCGCGCACGCCGTCATCCACCTGCTGGCACGCAACGCTCGCGTCGACGCCGGCACCGTCCGCCTCGACGGTGAGGACATCACCGGGCTCTCGCCGCGGGCATGGCGCGAGGTGCGCGGCCGCAGGATCGGTCTGATCCCGCAGGATCCGGGCACGAGCCTGAACCCGGTGAAGCGCGTGGGCCGGCAGGTCGGCGAGCCGCTCGTGATCCACGGGCTCGCATCGCGCCGCGCTGCCGACCGGCAGGCGGTCGAACTGCTCGGGCTCGCCGGCATCCCCGAGCCCGAGGCGCGGGCGCAGCAGTTTCCGCACCAGTTCTCGGGCGGAATGCGGCAGCGCGCTCTCATCGCCGCGGCGCTCGCGGCCGAGCCGCAGCTCGTGATCGCCGACGAGCCTACGAGCGCCCTCGATGTGACGGTGCAGAAGCAGATCCTCGACCACATCGACACGCTCGCCGACACCCTCGGCACGGCGGTGCTGCTCATCACGCACGATCTCGGCGTGGCCGCCGACCGCGCCGACCGGATCATCGTGATGCAGCACGGACGCATCGTCGAGCAGGGACCGGCGAGCGCCGTGCTCGCGGACCCGCAGCAT
Protein-coding sequences here:
- a CDS encoding ABC transporter permease; amino-acid sequence: MAITLDAPIRPAEPIAPEPSGGPRRSHARTARTRAARGIRSILRQPTLVLAVAVLALVVLWAVAPTWFTTWDPIEGVARDRLQPPSTEHVFGTDNLGRDLFARVVHGSATSLAATSVAVVVGLTVGSVFGLLAGFLRGLVDDAIMRFMDVLLAIPSLLLSLALITALGFGTINVAIAVGLASVASFSRVMRAEVLQVATAVYVEAARVSGVRWYTILARHVLPNASGPVVALAALEFGVMVLAISSLSFLGFGAPPPTPEWGSLVSGGRDYLAVAWWLTTLPGLVIVAVVLSANRISRALERNGGTR